One genomic window of Ctenopharyngodon idella isolate HZGC_01 chromosome 18, HZGC01, whole genome shotgun sequence includes the following:
- the nlrc5 gene encoding NLR family, CARD domain containing 5 isoform X2, whose amino-acid sequence MRMEREDWSVGFLVAQEASALVDLLCKQNSGVLDRIFAIVDPNRMDQLRSLTNNRDLVSATVDYFRTSDHNICRRFLSTVYQYCENIPFYLETTVLSVAEHTTDYLQSYTDALKSMVLQKHETVTQTVVKDIHLDDTWVYLRQKNPLRVKDRTIQPQASLDNHEGEESEHKVSVESLLKTTGRVVVLLGQAGSGKTLLVHCLGRSWAQGSFLSVHLLFLLEFRQLNLISRDLSLKDLLFLFYPACEDEESEAVFEFILSNPEKVCFIFDGYDEFRAKLTNPKKLESSIDPNKPLPMTDLLSGLCNRKILPDCTMLITCRPRDVTDMFASPGFITCELQGFDRLGVKEYAEQYFHEKGDELKKKAVNLLMDNRHLLSMSHVPGLCHICCVCVDHLFSSGTHADLQLPTSLTQIYMQILLAFLRRISGGGVSGTPLLQRYRTKIVEMSQLALKGLEESTIVFKDTEVPPELKEFGIKSGILSRVKLTFEDGSSGYGFTFMHLTMQEFLAALHLMTSQNITESQLKKKLNLKTRWTTKTDPKSVFTDSLHLYVCGLAAEACTSSLVQLQVAEGAMALVQKRQAVVCNVLLGLAGSTSQTGPKIVELCRCAHETQDAKLARAIGSRPQFELRNIRLNAVDMDSLAFVTAAADQNVCLDFGGCSLELDCLEILPSFKNVGHLIFRSRKYDDRFAEALCGILSKLQALWRLEFISGGLTDVGAAKLARALEDCPHITHLNVSDNSLKDEGIRVIAETLSRLPNISSVLMGRNVISTDGVLTLIERMAVCPSVQEVHIEGNKEISLSFSQSSDTMCENTDLNNTEGTKNLRFKQCNITVSHVASLCNKLKGFSFITLLDLSYNLLSNKGLKKILDLLPELGTIQEINVSENGVDMDGVVMLASALCNQKNLRRVDASGNEKKKLVLWFDTIRRQTSRQLTPSENGIHVHKKLSLTHCDIQPAYMAKLCRQLVKCKNLLDIEFSHLKLSNESIEKLMSILPEMSSLHLLNLSHVDLSTNGALLLVRSLADCQRVTAVELRHQAEAFIKFVPEKAEAAICKLTEYKLSKANVEKLSRILENCPHLSELVLSHNLLRDEGVKCFVDYLPKLKISSSVSLSGNRMTQVGALDLVNSMNTCEKVVAVEVSLGVEDQSLIHFVQEHVNGKTLRLRECSFEGIHLKKLVEILNRCPRLLTLELFSNSLQSQGLYFLLDSLAELSTIHTVKLRNNGLVSEQIEYFVKQFSSCHQHRDIRIEEPWLTGNAVINLIAKCLNLQPHIREIRVSRGSINIITQDNSSPSSISIAHPENVLPALQSISFDGCDIEGQHLTPLTLPIQKCLALQDLKFSQLKVDRKVTEFFSTVIPSLLNLRNLTLDLKGAAEEDVEALAEALPNTPEFESLSLSQLVLGDRGAAIFGRALQSVPNLKSFNLSQCSGWTTARGCDLVRGLVQCVSLAEIRLDSVVLDEEGITILAQGFSRLASLRRLSLNNIRVVTSETFVNGTGILCLLASFKGFRQMEEIELESWRMGDGGAYELVKYIPSWTKLLKLSLSDNSMTDQAGEKLLTALSHCRALQKLQLSKNQLGQASAAKLSQVLPLLPELSELNLSENQFDPQGCKAICEGLMSMKALKILHLTSIGSSDLVGVASSLKYCPSIEDVSLSWNGCGDSLAFTLAEILPLCTNLKRLDLEANKITTAGATAISKCLPSCPSIEVIRLWRNPIAKDAENLQDPRLNFSSV is encoded by the exons ATGAGGATGGAGAGGGAGGACTGGTCGGTGGGCTTCCTGGTGGCCCAGGAGGCCAGTGCACTAGTGGACTTACTCTGCAAACAGAACAGTGGTGTTCTGGATCGGATCTTTGCCATAGTGGACCCTAACAGAATGGATCAGCTACGGTCACTGACCAACAACAGAGATCTTGTCTCAGCCACTGTAGATTACTTCAGAACTTCAGACCATAACATATGTAGACGGTTTCTCTCCACAGTATATCAGTACTGTGAAAACATTCCCTTTTATCTTGAAACGACAGTGTTGTCCGTAGCAGAACACACAACTG ATTATTTACAGAGCTATACTGATGCTCTTAAATCCATGGTTCTGCAAAAACATGAGACAGTGACACAGACTGTGGTAAAGGACATCCATCTGGATGACACATGGGTGTATTTAAGACAAAAGAACCCTCTACGAGTAAAGGACAGGACCATCCAGCCTCAAGCCTCTCTAGACAACCATGAAGGAGAAGAGTCAGAGCATAAAGTGTCTGTTGAGTCTCTTTTGAAAACCACTGGCAGGGTTGTCGTGCTGCTGGGCCAGGCTGGATCTGGTAAGACCCTGCTGGTGCACTGCCTCGGCCGTAGCTGGGCTCAAGGCTCCTTCCTGTCTGTTCACCTGCTGTTTCTGCTGGAGTTCCGGCAGCTCAATCTTATCTCACGAGATCTTTCCCTGAAAGATCTACTCTTTCTCTTCTACCCTGCTTGTGAGGATGAGGAAAGTGAAGCAGTTTTTGAATTCATCCTCTCAAACCCTGAGAAGGTCTGCTTCATATTCGACGGGTATGATGAGTTTCGTGCCAAGCTTACAAATCCTAAAAAGCTTGAGAGCTCCATTGACCCAAACAAACCTCTGCCAATGACAGATCTCCTCTCGGGACTGTGCAATCGTAAAATCCTTCCAGATTGCACCATGTTGATCACCTGTAGACCACGAGATGTGACAGACATGTTTGCGAGCCCTGGATTCATAACCTGTGAGCTTCAGGGGTTTGATCGATTGGGTGTGAAGGAATACGCTGAGCAATACTTCCATGAAAAAGGAGATGAACTCAAAAAGAAGGCTGTAAATTTGTTAATGGACAACCGTCACCTCTTGTCGATGTCTCACGTACCTGGACTCTGTCATATCTGCTGTGTATGTGTGGATCATCTGTTCTCCAGTGGAACTCATGCTGATCTACAGCTTCCAACGTCCTTAACTCAAATCTACATGCAAATCCTGTTGGCGTTCCTCAGACGCATCAGTGGAGGTGGGGTGTCTGGTACACCTCTACTTCAGAGATACAGAACTAAAATTGTTGAGATGAGCCAGTTGGCCCTCAAAGGTCTGGAGGAAAGCACCATAGTCTTCAAGGACACAGAAGTGCCTCCAGAACTCAAGGAATTTGGCATCAAAAGCGGGATACTGTCTAGAGTGAAGCTGACGTTTGAGGATGGATCTTCAGGATACGGTTTCACCTTCATGCACCTTACGATGCAGGAGTTTCTCGCTGCTCTCCACCTCATGACCAGTCAGAACATCACAGAGAGTCAGCTTAAGAAGAAGCTTAACTTGAAAACCCGCTGGACCACCAAGACTGACCCAAAATCTGTCTTTACAGACTCTCTCCATCTTTATGTATGTGGGCTTGCTGCGGAGGCCTGCACCTCCAGTTTGGTCCAGCTTCAAGTGGCCGAGGGTGCCATGGCTTTGGTACAAAAGCGCCAAGCTGTCGTCTGTAATGTTTTGCTGGGTCTAGCTGGAAGTACCAGTCAAACAGGCCCCAAAATTGTGGAGCTGTGCCGATGCGCTCATGAAACACAAGATGCTAAGTTGGCAAGAGCTATTGGTTCGAGACCACAGTTTGAACTGAGAAATATCAGACTCAATGCTGTTGACATGGATTCTTTAGCATTTGTAACAGCAGCTGCTGATCAGAATGTATGTCTGGACTTCGGTGGCTGTTCACTTGAATTGGATTGTTTGGAAATCCTCCCTAGTTTCAAGAATGTGGGTCATCTCAT TTTCCGTAGCCGGAAATATGATGACAGGTTTGCAGAGGCTTTGTGCGGTATCCTGTCTAAACTCCAGGCCTTGTGGCGATTAGA GTTTATcagtggaggcctcactgatGTTGGAGCTGCTAAACTTGCCAGGGCTTTGGAGGACTGTCCACACATCACACATCTAAA TGTCAGCGATAACTCCTTGAAAGATGAGGGTATAAGAGTGATTGCGGAAACACTATCCAGACTGCCCAACATCTCCTCTGTTTT GATGGGGAGAAACGTCATTTCCACAGATGGAGTCCTCACACTCATTGAGAGGATGGCTGTCTGCCCTTCTGTTCAGGAAGTCCATATTGA GGGGAATAAAGAGATCAGCCTTTCCTTCTCACAAAGCTCTGACACAATGTG TGAAAACACAGACTTGAATAACACGGAAGGGACAAAGAATTTAAG GTTTAAGCAATGTAACATCACAGTTTCCCATGTAGCCAGTCTGTGTAATAAACTCAAGGGCTTCTCCTTCATAACCCTTTTAGA TTTGTCCTACAACTTGCTGAGTAACAAGGGCCTAAAGAAGATTCTGGACCTTCTGCCTGAACTAGGAACAATTCAGGAGATCAA TGTCAGTGAAAATGGTGTTGATATGGATGGTGTGGTGATGCTTGCTTCTGCCCTTTGTAACCAGAAGAACCTGAGGAGAGTGGATGCAAG tggaaatgaaaagaaaaagttGGTTCTTTGGTTTGACACCATTAGAAG ACAAACTTCAAGACAGCTGACCCCAAGTGAAAATGGGATACATGTGCATAAAAAACTCAG TTTAACCCATTGTGATATCCAACCTGCCTACATGGCCAAGCTGTGTAGGCAGCTGGTTAAATGTAAAAACCTTCTGGACATTGA GTTCTCCCATCTAAAATTATCAAACGAGTCCATTGAGAAGTTAATGTCGATCCTTCCTGAAATGTCTTCTCTTCATCTACTGAA CTTAAGTCATGTTGACTTATCTACAAATGGGGCTTTGTTATTGGTCAGATCTCTTGCTGACTGCCAGCGTGTCACGGCTGTAGAACTAAG ACACCAGGCAGAAGCATTCATCAAATTTGTTCCTGAAAAAGCAGAGGCAGCAATTTGCAA GCTCACAGAGTATAAACTGAGCAAAGCCAATGTCGAGAAGCTCTCAAGGATACTGGAGAACTGTCCTCACCTATCTGAACTGGT CTTGTCTCATAACCTTCTCCGAGATGAAGGGGTGAAATGTTTTGTTGATTATTTGCCCAAACTAAAGATCTCAAGCTCTGTGAG TCTCAGTGGCAACCGAATGACTCAAGTAGGTGCGCTGGATCTGGTCAACTCAATGAATACCTGTGAAAAAGTTGTTGCTGTTGAAGTCAG TCTTGGAGTGGAAGATCAGTCTTTGATTCATTTTGTGCAGGAACATGTCAACGGCAAGACTCTTAG GTTAAGGGAGTGCAGTTTTGAGGGCATACATTTAAAGAAGCTTGTGGAAATCCTGAACAGATGCCCTAGACTACTTACATTAGA ATTGTTTTCTAATTCACTGCAGAGCCAAGGCCTTTACTTTTTACTGGACAGCCTGGCTGAGCTCTCCACAATCCATACTGTGAA ATTAAGAAATAATGGTCTGGTTTCTGAGCAAATAGAGTATTTTGTCAAACAGTTCAGTAGCTGTCACCAACACAGAGACATCAG GATTGAAGAGCCATGGCTGACAGGAAATGCTGTTATCAATCTAATTGCCAAATGCCTCAATCTGCAGCCACACATCAGAGAAATCAG GGTCAGCCGTGGTTCCATAAACATCATTACACAGGACAATTCCAGTCCCAGCTCCATCTCTAT AGCTCATCCTGAAAATGTCTTACCTGCTCTTCAGTCCATCAG CTTTGATGGCTGTGACATAGAAGGACAGCATCTCACTCCTCTGACACTTCCCATCCAGAAATGTCTTGCCTTGCAGGATTTAAA GTTCTCTCAGCTGAAAGTGGACAGAAAAGTCACAGAGTTTTTTTCTACTGTCATTCCATCCTTACTGAATCTCAGGAATCTCAC TCTTGATTTGAAAGGAGCAGCTGAGGAGGACGTGGAAGCTCTTGCTGAAGCATTACCAAACACCCCAGAATTTGAGAGTCTGAG TTTGTCCCAGCTTGTTTTGGGTGACCGTGGAGCTGCAATATTTGGGAGAGCTCTTCAAAGTGTGCCAAATCTAAAATCATTCAA TCTGTCCCAGTGCTCTGGTTGGACGACAGCTCGAGGGTGTGACCTGGTCAGAGGTCTGGTGCAGTGTGTCTCACTGGCAGAGATACG ACTGGACTCTGTAGTGCTTGATGAGGAGGGTATTACCATCCTAGCACAAGGCTTCAGCCGTTTGGCCTCCCTTCGGAGGCTCAG CTTGAACAACATTAGAGTGGTGACATCAGAGACGTTTGTGAATGGCACTGGCATACTCTGTCTTCTTGCCTCTTTTAAAGGCTTTAGACAGATGGAAGAGATTGA GTTGGAAAGTTGGCGAATGGGAGATGGTGGCGCTTATGAGCTTGTGAAGTACATTCCTTCATGGACCAAACTACTGAAACTAAG TCTGTCAGACAACAGTATGACTGACCAGGCTGGAGAGAAGCTACTGACGGCTCTATCCCATTGCAGAGCTCTTCAGAAACTACA GCTATCCAAAAACCAGCTTGGTCAGGCCAGTGCTGCTAAACTATCTCAAGTCCTTCCGTTACTGCCTGAGCTTTCAGAACTCAA tttgtcagAGAATCAGTTTGACCCACAAGGATGTAAGGCTATTTGTGAAGGTCTCATGAGCATGAAGGCACTGAAAATACTACA TTTGACTTCAATTGGGAGTTCAGATCTGGTTGGTGTGGCATCATCCCTCAAATACTGTCCATCCATAGAAGATGTCAG CTTGTCATGGAATGGATGTGGCGACAGTCTTGCATTCACACTGGCTGAGATTCTGCCCCTGTGTACAAATCTGAAAAGACTTGA CCTGGAGGCCAATAAAATAACCACGGCAGGAGCTACAGCAATATCCAAATGCCTCCCATCATGCCCCTCCATTGAAGTAATAAG ACTCTGGAGGAACCCAATTGCCAAAGATGCTGAGAATCTACAAGATCCGAGGCTGAACTTTTCATCAGTTTAA
- the nlrc5 gene encoding NLR family, CARD domain containing 5 isoform X3, with amino-acid sequence MRMEREDWSVGFLVAQEASALVDLLCKQNSGVLDRIFAIVDPNRMDQLRSLTNNRDLVSATVDYFRTSDHNICRRFLSTVYQYCENIPFYLETTVLSVAEHTTGTNFNHTSDNDNSSPSRNVKRPRLDYLQSYTDALKSMVLQKHETVTQTVVKDIHLDDTWVYLRQKNPLRVKDRTIQPQASLDNHEGEESEHKVSVESLLKTTGRVVVLLGQAGSGKTLLVHCLGRSWAQGSFLSVHLLFLLEFRQLNLISRDLSLKDLLFLFYPACEDEESEAVFEFILSNPEKVCFIFDGYDEFRAKLTNPKKLESSIDPNKPLPMTDLLSGLCNRKILPDCTMLITCRPRDVTDMFASPGFITCELQGFDRLGVKEYAEQYFHEKGDELKKKAVNLLMDNRHLLSMSHVPGLCHICCVCVDHLFSSGTHADLQLPTSLTQIYMQILLAFLRRISGGGVSGTPLLQRYRTKIVEMSQLALKGLEESTIVFKDTEVPPELKEFGIKSGILSRVKLTFEDGSSGYGFTFMHLTMQEFLAALHLMTSQNITESQLKKKLNLKTRWTTKTDPKSVFTDSLHLYVCGLAAEACTSSLVQLQVAEGAMALVQKRQAVVCNVLLGLAGSTSQTGPKIVELCRCAHETQDAKLARAIGSRPQFELRNIRLNAVDMDSLAFVTAAADQNVCLDFGGCSLELDCLEILPSFKNVGHLIFRSRKYDDRFAEALCGILSKLQALWRLEFISGGLTDVGAAKLARALEDCPHITHLNVSDNSLKDEGIRVIAETLSRLPNISSVLMGRNVISTDGVLTLIERMAVCPSVQEVHIEGNKEISLSFSQSSDTMCENTDLNNTEGTKNLRFKQCNITVSHVASLCNKLKGFSFITLLDLSYNLLSNKGLKKILDLLPELGTIQEINVSENGVDMDGVVMLASALCNQKNLRRVDASGNEKKKLVLWFDTIRRQTSRQLTPSENGIHVHKKLSLTHCDIQPAYMAKLCRQLVKCKNLLDIEFSHLKLSNESIEKLMSILPEMSSLHLLNLSHVDLSTNGALLLVRSLADCQRVTAVELRHQAEAFIKFVPEKAEAAICKLTEYKLSKANVEKLSRILENCPHLSELVLSHNLLRDEGVKCFVDYLPKLKISSSVSLSGNRMTQVGALDLVNSMNTCEKVVAVEVSLGVEDQSLIHFVQEHVNGKTLRLRECSFEGIHLKKLVEILNRCPRLLTLELFSNSLQSQGLYFLLDSLAELSTIHTVKIEEPWLTGNAVINLIAKCLNLQPHIREIRVSRGSINIITQDNSSPSSISIAHPENVLPALQSISFDGCDIEGQHLTPLTLPIQKCLALQDLKFSQLKVDRKVTEFFSTVIPSLLNLRNLTLDLKGAAEEDVEALAEALPNTPEFESLSLSQLVLGDRGAAIFGRALQSVPNLKSFNLSQCSGWTTARGCDLVRGLVQCVSLAEIRLDSVVLDEEGITILAQGFSRLASLRRLSLNNIRVVTSETFVNGTGILCLLASFKGFRQMEEIELESWRMGDGGAYELVKYIPSWTKLLKLSLSDNSMTDQAGEKLLTALSHCRALQKLQLSKNQLGQASAAKLSQVLPLLPELSELNLSENQFDPQGCKAICEGLMSMKALKILHLTSIGSSDLVGVASSLKYCPSIEDVSLSWNGCGDSLAFTLAEILPLCTNLKRLDLEANKITTAGATAISKCLPSCPSIEVIRLWRNPIAKDAENLQDPRLNFSSV; translated from the exons ATGAGGATGGAGAGGGAGGACTGGTCGGTGGGCTTCCTGGTGGCCCAGGAGGCCAGTGCACTAGTGGACTTACTCTGCAAACAGAACAGTGGTGTTCTGGATCGGATCTTTGCCATAGTGGACCCTAACAGAATGGATCAGCTACGGTCACTGACCAACAACAGAGATCTTGTCTCAGCCACTGTAGATTACTTCAGAACTTCAGACCATAACATATGTAGACGGTTTCTCTCCACAGTATATCAGTACTGTGAAAACATTCCCTTTTATCTTGAAACGACAGTGTTGTCCGTAGCAGAACACACAACTG GAACAAACTTCAATCATACAAGTGACAATGATAATTCTTCACCATCACGAAATGTGAAACGTCCACGGCTAG ATTATTTACAGAGCTATACTGATGCTCTTAAATCCATGGTTCTGCAAAAACATGAGACAGTGACACAGACTGTGGTAAAGGACATCCATCTGGATGACACATGGGTGTATTTAAGACAAAAGAACCCTCTACGAGTAAAGGACAGGACCATCCAGCCTCAAGCCTCTCTAGACAACCATGAAGGAGAAGAGTCAGAGCATAAAGTGTCTGTTGAGTCTCTTTTGAAAACCACTGGCAGGGTTGTCGTGCTGCTGGGCCAGGCTGGATCTGGTAAGACCCTGCTGGTGCACTGCCTCGGCCGTAGCTGGGCTCAAGGCTCCTTCCTGTCTGTTCACCTGCTGTTTCTGCTGGAGTTCCGGCAGCTCAATCTTATCTCACGAGATCTTTCCCTGAAAGATCTACTCTTTCTCTTCTACCCTGCTTGTGAGGATGAGGAAAGTGAAGCAGTTTTTGAATTCATCCTCTCAAACCCTGAGAAGGTCTGCTTCATATTCGACGGGTATGATGAGTTTCGTGCCAAGCTTACAAATCCTAAAAAGCTTGAGAGCTCCATTGACCCAAACAAACCTCTGCCAATGACAGATCTCCTCTCGGGACTGTGCAATCGTAAAATCCTTCCAGATTGCACCATGTTGATCACCTGTAGACCACGAGATGTGACAGACATGTTTGCGAGCCCTGGATTCATAACCTGTGAGCTTCAGGGGTTTGATCGATTGGGTGTGAAGGAATACGCTGAGCAATACTTCCATGAAAAAGGAGATGAACTCAAAAAGAAGGCTGTAAATTTGTTAATGGACAACCGTCACCTCTTGTCGATGTCTCACGTACCTGGACTCTGTCATATCTGCTGTGTATGTGTGGATCATCTGTTCTCCAGTGGAACTCATGCTGATCTACAGCTTCCAACGTCCTTAACTCAAATCTACATGCAAATCCTGTTGGCGTTCCTCAGACGCATCAGTGGAGGTGGGGTGTCTGGTACACCTCTACTTCAGAGATACAGAACTAAAATTGTTGAGATGAGCCAGTTGGCCCTCAAAGGTCTGGAGGAAAGCACCATAGTCTTCAAGGACACAGAAGTGCCTCCAGAACTCAAGGAATTTGGCATCAAAAGCGGGATACTGTCTAGAGTGAAGCTGACGTTTGAGGATGGATCTTCAGGATACGGTTTCACCTTCATGCACCTTACGATGCAGGAGTTTCTCGCTGCTCTCCACCTCATGACCAGTCAGAACATCACAGAGAGTCAGCTTAAGAAGAAGCTTAACTTGAAAACCCGCTGGACCACCAAGACTGACCCAAAATCTGTCTTTACAGACTCTCTCCATCTTTATGTATGTGGGCTTGCTGCGGAGGCCTGCACCTCCAGTTTGGTCCAGCTTCAAGTGGCCGAGGGTGCCATGGCTTTGGTACAAAAGCGCCAAGCTGTCGTCTGTAATGTTTTGCTGGGTCTAGCTGGAAGTACCAGTCAAACAGGCCCCAAAATTGTGGAGCTGTGCCGATGCGCTCATGAAACACAAGATGCTAAGTTGGCAAGAGCTATTGGTTCGAGACCACAGTTTGAACTGAGAAATATCAGACTCAATGCTGTTGACATGGATTCTTTAGCATTTGTAACAGCAGCTGCTGATCAGAATGTATGTCTGGACTTCGGTGGCTGTTCACTTGAATTGGATTGTTTGGAAATCCTCCCTAGTTTCAAGAATGTGGGTCATCTCAT TTTCCGTAGCCGGAAATATGATGACAGGTTTGCAGAGGCTTTGTGCGGTATCCTGTCTAAACTCCAGGCCTTGTGGCGATTAGA GTTTATcagtggaggcctcactgatGTTGGAGCTGCTAAACTTGCCAGGGCTTTGGAGGACTGTCCACACATCACACATCTAAA TGTCAGCGATAACTCCTTGAAAGATGAGGGTATAAGAGTGATTGCGGAAACACTATCCAGACTGCCCAACATCTCCTCTGTTTT GATGGGGAGAAACGTCATTTCCACAGATGGAGTCCTCACACTCATTGAGAGGATGGCTGTCTGCCCTTCTGTTCAGGAAGTCCATATTGA GGGGAATAAAGAGATCAGCCTTTCCTTCTCACAAAGCTCTGACACAATGTG TGAAAACACAGACTTGAATAACACGGAAGGGACAAAGAATTTAAG GTTTAAGCAATGTAACATCACAGTTTCCCATGTAGCCAGTCTGTGTAATAAACTCAAGGGCTTCTCCTTCATAACCCTTTTAGA TTTGTCCTACAACTTGCTGAGTAACAAGGGCCTAAAGAAGATTCTGGACCTTCTGCCTGAACTAGGAACAATTCAGGAGATCAA TGTCAGTGAAAATGGTGTTGATATGGATGGTGTGGTGATGCTTGCTTCTGCCCTTTGTAACCAGAAGAACCTGAGGAGAGTGGATGCAAG tggaaatgaaaagaaaaagttGGTTCTTTGGTTTGACACCATTAGAAG ACAAACTTCAAGACAGCTGACCCCAAGTGAAAATGGGATACATGTGCATAAAAAACTCAG TTTAACCCATTGTGATATCCAACCTGCCTACATGGCCAAGCTGTGTAGGCAGCTGGTTAAATGTAAAAACCTTCTGGACATTGA GTTCTCCCATCTAAAATTATCAAACGAGTCCATTGAGAAGTTAATGTCGATCCTTCCTGAAATGTCTTCTCTTCATCTACTGAA CTTAAGTCATGTTGACTTATCTACAAATGGGGCTTTGTTATTGGTCAGATCTCTTGCTGACTGCCAGCGTGTCACGGCTGTAGAACTAAG ACACCAGGCAGAAGCATTCATCAAATTTGTTCCTGAAAAAGCAGAGGCAGCAATTTGCAA GCTCACAGAGTATAAACTGAGCAAAGCCAATGTCGAGAAGCTCTCAAGGATACTGGAGAACTGTCCTCACCTATCTGAACTGGT CTTGTCTCATAACCTTCTCCGAGATGAAGGGGTGAAATGTTTTGTTGATTATTTGCCCAAACTAAAGATCTCAAGCTCTGTGAG TCTCAGTGGCAACCGAATGACTCAAGTAGGTGCGCTGGATCTGGTCAACTCAATGAATACCTGTGAAAAAGTTGTTGCTGTTGAAGTCAG TCTTGGAGTGGAAGATCAGTCTTTGATTCATTTTGTGCAGGAACATGTCAACGGCAAGACTCTTAG GTTAAGGGAGTGCAGTTTTGAGGGCATACATTTAAAGAAGCTTGTGGAAATCCTGAACAGATGCCCTAGACTACTTACATTAGA ATTGTTTTCTAATTCACTGCAGAGCCAAGGCCTTTACTTTTTACTGGACAGCCTGGCTGAGCTCTCCACAATCCATACTGTGAA GATTGAAGAGCCATGGCTGACAGGAAATGCTGTTATCAATCTAATTGCCAAATGCCTCAATCTGCAGCCACACATCAGAGAAATCAG GGTCAGCCGTGGTTCCATAAACATCATTACACAGGACAATTCCAGTCCCAGCTCCATCTCTAT AGCTCATCCTGAAAATGTCTTACCTGCTCTTCAGTCCATCAG CTTTGATGGCTGTGACATAGAAGGACAGCATCTCACTCCTCTGACACTTCCCATCCAGAAATGTCTTGCCTTGCAGGATTTAAA GTTCTCTCAGCTGAAAGTGGACAGAAAAGTCACAGAGTTTTTTTCTACTGTCATTCCATCCTTACTGAATCTCAGGAATCTCAC TCTTGATTTGAAAGGAGCAGCTGAGGAGGACGTGGAAGCTCTTGCTGAAGCATTACCAAACACCCCAGAATTTGAGAGTCTGAG TTTGTCCCAGCTTGTTTTGGGTGACCGTGGAGCTGCAATATTTGGGAGAGCTCTTCAAAGTGTGCCAAATCTAAAATCATTCAA TCTGTCCCAGTGCTCTGGTTGGACGACAGCTCGAGGGTGTGACCTGGTCAGAGGTCTGGTGCAGTGTGTCTCACTGGCAGAGATACG ACTGGACTCTGTAGTGCTTGATGAGGAGGGTATTACCATCCTAGCACAAGGCTTCAGCCGTTTGGCCTCCCTTCGGAGGCTCAG CTTGAACAACATTAGAGTGGTGACATCAGAGACGTTTGTGAATGGCACTGGCATACTCTGTCTTCTTGCCTCTTTTAAAGGCTTTAGACAGATGGAAGAGATTGA GTTGGAAAGTTGGCGAATGGGAGATGGTGGCGCTTATGAGCTTGTGAAGTACATTCCTTCATGGACCAAACTACTGAAACTAAG TCTGTCAGACAACAGTATGACTGACCAGGCTGGAGAGAAGCTACTGACGGCTCTATCCCATTGCAGAGCTCTTCAGAAACTACA GCTATCCAAAAACCAGCTTGGTCAGGCCAGTGCTGCTAAACTATCTCAAGTCCTTCCGTTACTGCCTGAGCTTTCAGAACTCAA tttgtcagAGAATCAGTTTGACCCACAAGGATGTAAGGCTATTTGTGAAGGTCTCATGAGCATGAAGGCACTGAAAATACTACA TTTGACTTCAATTGGGAGTTCAGATCTGGTTGGTGTGGCATCATCCCTCAAATACTGTCCATCCATAGAAGATGTCAG CTTGTCATGGAATGGATGTGGCGACAGTCTTGCATTCACACTGGCTGAGATTCTGCCCCTGTGTACAAATCTGAAAAGACTTGA CCTGGAGGCCAATAAAATAACCACGGCAGGAGCTACAGCAATATCCAAATGCCTCCCATCATGCCCCTCCATTGAAGTAATAAG ACTCTGGAGGAACCCAATTGCCAAAGATGCTGAGAATCTACAAGATCCGAGGCTGAACTTTTCATCAGTTTAA